TGTCACCAGTATGTAATGCGTCTGCGCCGATCAGGAGCTCCGGTTACCAGGACCGCAGATTGGGAGTGATGCAGGCCGTCAGTCCCCCACTTACAAAGGGGCAGCCATTCCAAGCGCCGCCGGATGCTCCCGCCGGAAGCGGATGCGGATCAGCCGCAGGCGTTCATAATACAGATCAAGTCCGTCAGCAGGTACGAAGTTGTCACCGTAGGCTTTGTAGAGAACAGGCTTCAGGAAGTTGTCGCCGATCAGTTCATAGGCTGTCCAAATATTGTTCTGCTCTTCGGAGCTCACTCCGCCCAGCTCCAGGGCAATGAGCTTCTCGGCCGAATAGCCGTCCTTCTCCAGCTCTTCCAATACTTCAAGCACTTCACGGCGGGAAACTCCGCTAAGTGCCCTGAGCTGCTCCATCCCTTGCCCCTCCTCGATCCCCTGTAATAGAACGCGCCGCAGTCTCAGCCGCTCCAGCTGCTTCTTGTACTTAAGCTCCTTCTGCTTATAGTGCCAGGATACGAAGCTCTCTTCGTCTATGGCATGATTCACCCAGCTTAGCGGAAAATCATGCTCACGCTCAGCCGCCGCGGTGATGCTAAGCCAGTCTGCACCATACTGTGAGACTTTGCCTTCTCCCACACCCGGAAGCTGCAGCAGCTCTTCCTCCGTACGGGGAAGAAATGCGCTGATCATGCGCAGCAGACGGTTGCTGGCCAGGATATAAGGTGCCTTCCGCTCACTGGAGGCCTTCCCCCTGCGCCAGGAGCACAGCTCCTCGAAGATGGCTTCATTCCCGTATTGCTCACTGAAATACTGCAGCTTAAGCTGCTCCTGGCTGCGGATGCTGAGGTTATCCTCGTCATGAAATACCCCGTCAATCAGCGGGCGGTAGCCATCCCCCATCTTCACGGCAAGCTCGTGCCGGTATACACACAGCATCTCATTCCATGATCCGCCTTCATACCACAGGCTGTCGCCCGTCTCCTGTTCCCCGGAGAAATCACGCCAGCCCAGACGCCACTGCCCCTCTTCCTCTCCAATCCATAGCTGAGCAAAAATCTCTTCGTCCACTCCTGATCTTTTGC
The sequence above is a segment of the Paenibacillus sp. FSL R7-0204 genome. Coding sequences within it:
- a CDS encoding HRDC domain-containing protein; this translates as MQIVFMNRLCKRSGVDEEIFAQLWIGEEEGQWRLGWRDFSGEQETGDSLWYEGGSWNEMLCVYRHELAVKMGDGYRPLIDGVFHDEDNLSIRSQEQLKLQYFSEQYGNEAIFEELCSWRRGKASSERKAPYILASNRLLRMISAFLPRTEEELLQLPGVGEGKVSQYGADWLSITAAAEREHDFPLSWVNHAIDEESFVSWHYKQKELKYKKQLERLRLRRVLLQGIEEGQGMEQLRALSGVSRREVLEVLEELEKDGYSAEKLIALELGGVSSEEQNNIWTAYELIGDNFLKPVLYKAYGDNFVPADGLDLYYERLRLIRIRFRREHPAALGMAAPL